Proteins encoded together in one Salarchaeum sp. JOR-1 window:
- a CDS encoding aldo/keto reductase, whose amino-acid sequence MAVSDLDLDFVSFGGTGLKSSELQFGTWRFGKQTEEGNVEIGEERAKELLTAYADAGGRYIDTADVYGGGASEEWIGDWLSDRDRERYTIASKIYWQIRENDPNSRGTNRKNVRDRIDALLERLGTDYVDVLYIHRWDDQTPTREMMKTLNRLVEDGKVHYLGASTLRPNAWKVAKANELARAEGWEPFSVLQPRYNLVDREIEGDYLEFARSEDLAVCPWSPLGQGFLTGKYTREDGLTGESRAAESSRFEDAYLTEENFDVHDELEAVAEEVDATPAQTALAWLSHRDGVTAPIVGARTVDQLEENLGAAAIDLSDDQVDRLTEAKGGPYSGL is encoded by the coding sequence ATGGCAGTCAGTGACCTCGACCTCGACTTCGTGTCCTTCGGCGGAACCGGCCTCAAATCGAGCGAACTCCAGTTCGGGACGTGGCGGTTCGGCAAGCAGACCGAGGAGGGGAACGTCGAAATCGGCGAGGAGCGCGCGAAGGAACTCCTCACCGCGTACGCGGACGCCGGCGGCCGATACATCGACACCGCGGACGTGTACGGCGGCGGCGCGAGCGAGGAGTGGATCGGCGACTGGCTCAGCGACCGCGACCGGGAGCGATACACCATCGCCTCCAAGATCTACTGGCAGATCCGGGAGAACGACCCGAACAGTCGAGGGACGAACCGGAAGAACGTCCGCGACCGCATCGACGCGCTCCTCGAACGGCTCGGCACGGACTACGTGGACGTGCTCTACATCCACCGCTGGGACGACCAGACGCCGACGCGGGAGATGATGAAGACGCTGAACCGACTCGTCGAGGACGGGAAAGTCCACTACCTCGGCGCGTCCACGCTGCGGCCGAACGCGTGGAAGGTCGCGAAGGCGAACGAACTCGCGCGCGCCGAGGGCTGGGAGCCGTTCTCGGTGCTCCAGCCGCGGTACAACCTCGTCGACCGCGAAATCGAGGGAGACTACCTGGAGTTCGCGCGGAGCGAAGACCTCGCGGTGTGTCCGTGGAGCCCGCTCGGCCAGGGCTTCCTCACGGGGAAGTACACGCGCGAGGACGGCCTGACCGGCGAGTCGCGCGCGGCGGAGTCCAGTCGGTTCGAGGACGCCTACCTCACCGAGGAGAACTTCGACGTGCACGACGAACTCGAAGCGGTCGCCGAGGAGGTCGACGCGACGCCCGCGCAGACCGCGCTCGCGTGGCTCAGCCACCGCGACGGCGTCACCGCGCCAATCGTCGGCGCGCGCACCGTCGACCAGCTGGAGGAGAACCTCGGTGCGGCCGCCATCGACCTCAGCGACGACCAGGTCGACCGACTGACCGAAGCGAAGGGCGGCCCGTACAGCGGCCTCTAG
- a CDS encoding cytochrome d ubiquinol oxidase subunit II, whose translation MSSLSAGPLLGLPLPDIWFAAVFLVLGTFLLLDGFDFGVGVLFALADDHDREQYLSAIGPFWDGNEVWLVVFGGLLFAVFPEVYAALFSRYYLLMFAILAGLGLRGLAPELYEQREDDQWRRFWSASFVVGSTVTPFLLGVFVVNWLVGAPAIVTLPGVVGGLAVLALCVVDAVAFLGLKLPADTDDATRYGPPALAAYLALAVALVAAMYVTEPGLRTALTSLPVLGLLALSVVLGAAYVVSIRRETYLAAFAAVAGLVFGLVALVAVVMYPVIDRASGLTVSETVVSTLPLNLVTLMMAVFLPLVLGYFVVLYNTFSGPIEAGETY comes from the coding sequence ATGAGTAGTCTCTCCGCCGGCCCCCTGCTCGGCCTGCCGCTGCCCGACATCTGGTTCGCGGCCGTGTTCTTGGTTCTCGGGACGTTCCTCCTGCTGGACGGGTTCGACTTCGGCGTCGGCGTCCTGTTCGCGCTCGCGGACGACCACGACCGAGAGCAGTACCTCTCCGCAATCGGGCCGTTCTGGGACGGTAACGAGGTGTGGCTCGTCGTCTTCGGCGGCCTGCTGTTCGCCGTCTTCCCCGAGGTGTACGCCGCCCTGTTCAGCCGGTACTACCTCCTGATGTTCGCCATCCTCGCCGGCCTCGGCCTCCGCGGCCTCGCGCCCGAGCTGTACGAACAGCGCGAGGACGACCAGTGGCGGCGGTTCTGGAGCGCGTCCTTCGTCGTCGGAAGCACAGTCACGCCGTTCCTGCTCGGCGTGTTCGTCGTGAACTGGCTCGTCGGCGCGCCCGCTATCGTCACGCTCCCCGGCGTCGTCGGCGGGCTCGCGGTGCTCGCGCTCTGCGTCGTCGACGCCGTCGCCTTCCTCGGACTGAAACTCCCCGCCGATACCGACGACGCCACCCGGTACGGCCCGCCCGCGCTCGCCGCGTACCTCGCGCTCGCCGTCGCGCTCGTCGCCGCGATGTACGTCACGGAACCCGGTCTCCGGACGGCGCTCACGTCGCTCCCGGTTCTCGGACTGCTCGCCCTCTCGGTCGTGCTCGGCGCGGCCTACGTCGTCTCGATCCGCCGCGAGACCTACCTCGCGGCGTTCGCGGCCGTCGCCGGGCTGGTGTTCGGTCTCGTCGCGCTCGTCGCGGTCGTGATGTACCCGGTTATCGATCGAGCGAGCGGGCTCACGGTCTCCGAGACCGTCGTCTCCACGCTCCCACTGAACCTCGTCACGCTGATGATGGCGGTCTTCCTGCCGCTCGTGCTCGGGTACTTCGTCGTGCTCTACAATACGTTCAGCGGGCCGATAGAAGCGGGAGAGACCTACTAG